In Oncorhynchus clarkii lewisi isolate Uvic-CL-2024 chromosome 16, UVic_Ocla_1.0, whole genome shotgun sequence, one genomic interval encodes:
- the LOC139368560 gene encoding pancreatic progenitor cell differentiation and proliferation factor — MASIPSTGSLIATHDYYRRRIGSTSSNSSCGSSEYAGEVIPHPPGLQRQDSGHWWSSFFFPNKQNQPGSMIGSEQKSGTYTVTNGQVACIAREMVLKKQLSRQLSESSNSGKVEQGSPPPS; from the exons ATGGCATCAATTCCGTCCACTGGCTCTCTCATCGCCACCCATGATTACTATAGAAGGCGCATAGGCTCCACTTCTAGCAACAGCTCCTGTGGCAGTTCTGAATACGCTGGCGAAGTCATTCCACACCCCCCAG GTCTGCAGAGACAGGACTCTGGTCACTGGTGGTCTTCTTTCTTCTTCCCAAACAAACAGAACCAGCCTGGCAGCATGATTGGATCTGAACAGAA GAGTGGAACGTACACGGTGACCAACGGGCAGGTGGCGTGTATCGCCAGGGAGATGGTGTTGAAGAAGCAACTCAGTAGGCAACTCAGTGAAAGCAGTAACTCTGGGAAGGTGGAACAAGGGAGCCCACCACCCTCCTAA
- the LOC139368562 gene encoding tumor protein D54-like yields the protein MPLLIMNRQGYSGENVTPRNISIGISGIGSPTNGLSEEDEFDLKMELAKTEDEIQTLRQVLLAKEKYAMDIRRQLGTGPFSEIKQNLSKGWQEVQTSNAYLTASATLEDISQSNVYKRTQESISNAGQMTSAALSTVGVAITRRLGDMRALPLPSPPRPSLGHSISVPAMSMRHSNTFKSF from the exons ATGCCTCTGCTGATCATGAATAGGCAAG GTTACAGTGGGGAAAATGTTACACCAAGGAACATTTCCATTGGAATATCAGGAATTGGAAGTCCGACTAACGGTCTATCAGAAGAGGATGAGTTTGATTTAAAGATGGAGCTGGCAAAG ACGGAGGATGAAATACAGACTTTGCGGCAGGTACTCTTGGCCAAAGAGAAATATGCAATGGACATCAGGAGGCAGCTGGGTACTGGCCCCTTCAGTGAGATTAAACAAAACCTGTCCAAAGGTTGGCAGGAAGTCCAGACCTCCAATGC ATATCTGACAGCCTCAGCTACTCTGGAAGACATCAGTCAATCTAACGT gtatAAGAGGACCCAGGAGAGTATCTCTAATGCAGGACAGATGACCAGTGCTGCCCTGTCCACAGTGGGTGTGGCCATTACAAGGAGACTTGGAGACATGAG GGCACTGCCTTTGCCAAGCCCACCTCG CCCCTCCTTGGGCCACTCCATCAGTGTCCCTGCTATGTCAATGAG ACATTCCAATACATTCAAGTCCTTTTGA